A stretch of the Nitratifractor salsuginis DSM 16511 genome encodes the following:
- the cas5 gene encoding CRISPR-associated protein Cas5, whose translation MSEKHFVAFKVWGDYAHFSHPATIYSSLTYPLPPKTAIMGFLGALIGEDAHHKLSSIRYSVKIDRPLVKKRFVFNGIKFALSSNMHIDKGYQDAGEKKQFYRELICNPAYTIFLEISGLEKAYRERIVEHLREHKTCYTPYLGINFCIADFLWIPVESFEKVTDAECKIDTFVPKEDFMFDAENYGVRLTTTRMACGVEEGRVFKDFQEFVVEISAGQKIDAKNRGDIYRLNDYYVYFV comes from the coding sequence ATGAGTGAGAAGCATTTTGTAGCATTCAAAGTGTGGGGAGATTATGCCCACTTCTCACATCCGGCTACGATCTACTCCAGCCTTACCTATCCGTTGCCGCCCAAAACAGCGATTATGGGATTTTTGGGTGCGTTGATCGGTGAAGATGCACACCATAAACTCTCTTCTATTCGCTACAGTGTCAAAATCGATCGACCGCTGGTCAAAAAGCGTTTTGTATTTAACGGTATCAAGTTTGCGCTCTCAAGCAATATGCACATCGATAAAGGGTATCAGGATGCGGGTGAAAAGAAGCAGTTTTACAGAGAGTTGATCTGTAATCCGGCATATACTATCTTTTTAGAGATCTCCGGACTGGAGAAAGCGTATCGCGAGCGTATCGTGGAACATCTCAGAGAGCATAAGACTTGTTATACCCCCTATCTCGGGATCAATTTTTGTATTGCTGATTTTTTGTGGATACCGGTCGAGTCGTTTGAAAAAGTGACAGATGCGGAGTGCAAAATCGATACATTTGTGCCCAAAGAGGATTTTATGTTCGATGCTGAGAACTATGGGGTCAGGCTCACTACGACAAGAATGGCTTGCGGTGTTGAAGAGGGAAGGGTGTTTAAAGATTTTCAGGAGTTTGTCGTAGAGATCAGTGCCGGGCAAAAGATCGATGCCAAAAATAGAGGCGATATTTACAGGCTGAACGATTACTATGTCTATTTCGTCTGA
- a CDS encoding ATP-binding protein — MAAGNRLEILSRIESDLKICFNEIELQRIIDNNLSNAIKYAKSSSEILISLSRLGESLLLEFVTESRNPIEDTRKIFEAYHREDEEAEGFGLGLVIVSEICKRHGVKVEVSSNEERTLFRYRFNNRKEDGCEDRTA, encoded by the coding sequence ATGGCGGCCGGGAATCGACTCGAAATCCTCTCCCGGATCGAATCGGATTTGAAGATCTGTTTCAATGAGATCGAGCTTCAGCGCATCATCGACAACAATCTCAGCAATGCCATCAAATACGCCAAAAGTTCCAGCGAGATCCTGATCTCCCTCTCCCGGTTAGGGGAGTCACTCCTCCTGGAATTCGTCACCGAGTCCCGAAATCCCATCGAAGATACCCGAAAGATCTTTGAAGCCTACCACCGGGAGGACGAGGAGGCGGAGGGGTTCGGCCTGGGCCTGGTGATCGTCAGCGAAATCTGCAAACGCCACGGGGTGAAAGTGGAGGTGAGTTCCAACGAAGAACGGACCCTTTTTCGCTATCGTTTCAATAACCGGAAGGAGGATGGGTGTGAAGATCGGACTGCTTGA
- a CDS encoding type II toxin-antitoxin system Phd/YefM family antitoxin produces the protein MRAVNYSHARNNLKSLIDDVDQNFEEYLITTKNNTKAMLISVDEYNAMKETLYLLSTPANRERLLESIQQIEAGRFSEKELIEE, from the coding sequence ATGCGAGCAGTCAACTATTCACATGCCAGAAACAATCTCAAATCGCTTATAGATGATGTCGATCAGAACTTTGAAGAGTATCTGATCACCACCAAAAACAATACCAAAGCGATGCTCATCTCTGTCGATGAGTACAATGCCATGAAAGAGACGCTCTATCTGCTCTCTACCCCCGCAAACAGGGAACGGCTGCTGGAATCGATTCAGCAGATTGAAGCGGGCAGGTTTAGTGAAAAAGAGTTGATTGAAGAATGA
- a CDS encoding vWA domain-containing protein, producing MRRLWILAFFLFSLQLWAGAPRAMIIFDASGSMWGQVDGERKIDIARRAMRDLLRDWNPQIPLGLTVYGHRRKGDCNDIETPIPVGPLDRQRMIRAVEGIRPKGKTPIARALKRVAAQFRGSEDPATIILISDGKESCDADPCATARELRKSGIRFVAHVIGFHVDRTTDRQLACIARATGGSYFSARNAAALNRAITQVAKKITRVTKIEARPKKAAKLPASVTLTALGESDRRGTVKTVGITGVHWWVWQDGKAVYADNDPMNHQPEISLHSGEARVRMLYPDSSEPQTLERNVTLQGGKNRIVFYLKDGGVTIEALDHGARSKSSVHLYPIIKGKVDESKEADWCITSPRKGCSYHLPIGRYYLKGTCKGQKLEGEITVRENEEQTVRLDCNAGK from the coding sequence ATGCGTCGTTTATGGATCTTGGCTTTTTTTCTCTTTTCCCTACAGCTATGGGCCGGGGCACCTCGGGCTATGATCATATTCGATGCCTCGGGCAGCATGTGGGGCCAGGTGGACGGTGAGCGCAAGATCGACATCGCGCGCCGAGCGATGCGGGATCTGCTCAGGGACTGGAATCCGCAGATCCCTCTGGGACTGACCGTATATGGTCACCGACGTAAAGGAGACTGCAACGATATCGAGACGCCTATCCCCGTCGGCCCCCTTGACCGTCAGCGTATGATACGAGCTGTCGAAGGGATCCGGCCCAAAGGAAAAACCCCCATCGCCCGAGCCCTGAAGAGGGTAGCCGCTCAATTCAGAGGAAGTGAGGACCCGGCGACGATCATTCTCATAAGCGACGGAAAAGAGAGCTGCGATGCCGACCCCTGTGCCACGGCCAGGGAACTCCGAAAATCAGGGATCCGTTTCGTCGCCCATGTGATCGGTTTTCACGTGGACAGGACGACGGACCGGCAGTTGGCCTGCATCGCCCGGGCCACGGGAGGCTCCTACTTCTCCGCCCGCAATGCGGCGGCTTTGAACCGTGCTATAACCCAGGTGGCCAAAAAGATCACCCGGGTCACAAAGATCGAGGCCCGACCGAAAAAGGCGGCCAAACTCCCGGCCAGTGTGACGCTGACCGCTCTGGGAGAATCCGACCGACGAGGTACCGTCAAGACCGTCGGCATCACCGGAGTCCACTGGTGGGTCTGGCAGGACGGCAAAGCGGTCTACGCCGACAACGACCCGATGAACCACCAGCCCGAGATCTCGCTACACAGCGGTGAAGCACGGGTCAGAATGCTCTATCCCGACAGCTCCGAACCCCAGACCCTGGAGCGCAATGTCACGCTGCAGGGCGGAAAGAACCGGATCGTTTTCTATCTCAAGGACGGGGGAGTGACGATCGAGGCGCTCGATCATGGAGCGCGGAGCAAAAGCTCCGTCCACCTCTACCCGATCATCAAGGGAAAGGTGGACGAAAGCAAAGAGGCCGACTGGTGCATCACATCACCCCGGAAGGGATGCAGCTACCACCTCCCCATAGGCCGCTATTATCTCAAAGGAACCTGCAAGGGTCAAAAGCTCGAAGGAGAGATCACGGTCAGGGAAAACGAGGAACAAACCGTCCGACTCGACTGCAACGCCGGGAAATAG
- the cas1 gene encoding CRISPR-associated endonuclease Cas1: MQKTDRTHFLMNNGRLRRQDNNLYFDRYDEEDEVTGTKILPVNAVDEIYILGKVDIDSYTMAFIADNNILLHFFSPYQSFRGNFFPNTSNSVNKSGFVLLQQLRAFDDAKHRLYIARQITRGQMLNGAANCKRYGVDFALGEHLAALERAGDIAQVMAAEGAFKKNYYQSWNSIIKNQRSFKFTARSKRPPTDKLNSFISYINTRIYNVTLSEIYKTELDPRIGFLHEPNYRSLSLHLDIAEIFKPVIGDNLIFTMLNKNEITAKDFKTDSGRIRFTNDAIKKIEMKMISKLTEQITIGKQQLTWRQMIRREVNQLKKTICEYSDYEPFVLS; the protein is encoded by the coding sequence ATGCAAAAGACAGACAGAACACACTTTTTGATGAACAACGGCAGGCTCAGGCGTCAGGACAACAACCTCTACTTCGACCGTTACGATGAAGAGGATGAGGTGACCGGAACGAAGATACTCCCTGTCAATGCGGTCGACGAGATCTACATCCTCGGCAAAGTCGACATCGACAGCTATACGATGGCGTTTATCGCGGACAACAATATACTGCTGCACTTTTTCAGTCCCTACCAGAGCTTTCGCGGCAACTTTTTCCCCAACACCTCCAACTCCGTCAACAAAAGCGGCTTCGTGCTGCTGCAACAGCTTCGGGCGTTTGACGACGCGAAACATCGCCTCTACATCGCCCGGCAGATCACCAGGGGACAGATGCTAAACGGCGCGGCAAACTGCAAACGCTACGGGGTGGATTTCGCACTTGGTGAGCATCTCGCAGCGCTGGAGCGGGCAGGGGATATCGCACAGGTGATGGCAGCGGAAGGGGCATTCAAGAAAAACTACTATCAGTCGTGGAATAGCATCATCAAAAACCAGCGCAGTTTCAAGTTCACCGCACGCAGCAAACGCCCGCCCACCGACAAACTCAACAGCTTTATCTCCTACATCAACACCCGCATCTACAACGTCACCCTCAGCGAAATCTACAAAACCGAACTCGATCCGCGCATCGGCTTTCTGCACGAACCCAACTATCGCAGCCTCAGCCTGCATCTGGACATCGCCGAGATCTTCAAACCCGTCATAGGAGACAACCTGATCTTTACGATGCTCAACAAAAACGAGATCACCGCCAAAGACTTCAAAACAGACAGCGGACGCATCCGATTCACTAACGACGCGATCAAAAAGATCGAGATGAAGATGATCAGTAAACTCACAGAGCAAATCACCATCGGCAAACAGCAACTCACCTGGCGCCAGATGATCCGCCGCGAAGTTAACCAACTCAAGAAAACTATCTGCGAATACAGTGACTACGAACCGTTTGTACTATCGTGA
- the cas7b gene encoding type I-B CRISPR-associated protein Cas7/Csh2 — translation MQKKEILFLWDGENWNPNGDMLNDNAPRIDEETGVAEATDVRIKRTIRDELIKKEGEDAVFIKEYKRDENILDCKTAIRENGIDIKQSKADLEKEILSRFIDIRAFGGVLPVSDKDEMKKDKEITTAGLQFTGPVQFRMSKSLHRVSVEHIKGTGAFASDYSDTEAKKQKQQATFREEDFLQYALFATYGVMDNYNAKKTDFSEEDAQKVIDALWYGTKNLITRSKMGQTPRFMLVITYKDDRFAGDLNNNLDFIGKKDDEAIRNIQDYTIDFTRLKAKLARYAESIEKIEYFVDYDFEQNHKDQFESDWIKIER, via the coding sequence ATACAAAAAAAAGAGATACTCTTTTTGTGGGACGGGGAGAACTGGAATCCAAACGGCGATATGCTTAATGACAATGCACCGCGTATCGATGAAGAGACAGGTGTTGCGGAAGCGACGGATGTACGCATCAAACGAACGATCCGGGATGAGTTGATCAAAAAAGAGGGTGAGGATGCTGTGTTTATCAAAGAGTATAAGCGGGATGAAAATATTCTCGACTGTAAAACCGCTATCCGGGAAAATGGTATCGATATCAAACAGAGCAAAGCAGACCTTGAGAAAGAGATACTTTCAAGATTTATCGATATACGTGCTTTTGGCGGAGTATTGCCTGTCTCAGATAAAGATGAGATGAAAAAAGATAAGGAGATCACAACTGCTGGTCTGCAGTTTACCGGTCCGGTACAGTTTCGTATGTCCAAATCACTCCATCGTGTTTCAGTAGAACACATCAAAGGTACCGGTGCCTTTGCAAGTGACTATTCCGATACAGAGGCAAAAAAACAGAAACAACAGGCGACATTCAGAGAAGAAGATTTTTTACAGTATGCACTTTTTGCAACCTACGGTGTAATGGACAACTACAATGCCAAAAAGACAGATTTTTCGGAAGAGGATGCACAAAAGGTGATCGATGCGCTTTGGTACGGCACCAAAAACCTTATCACCCGCTCCAAAATGGGACAGACACCACGCTTTATGCTGGTGATCACCTACAAAGATGATCGTTTTGCGGGCGACTTGAACAATAATCTCGATTTTATCGGTAAAAAAGATGATGAAGCGATCCGGAATATTCAAGATTATACGATAGATTTCACAAGATTGAAGGCAAAACTTGCAAGATATGCGGAAAGTATCGAGAAAATTGAATATTTCGTAGATTACGATTTCGAGCAAAACCATAAAGATCAGTTTGAAAGTGACTGGATCAAGATCGAGCGATGA
- a CDS encoding Dna2/Cas4 domain-containing protein: protein MFDPSLITGTLVHYYVTCRREAWLYSRRIHADQWDENIMMGKALAEIKEEQLSQFPFSNLKFDRIGKQRGHYLVTEYKKTMKNPEGAKMQLLFYMWQLKTSLKLKEINGKVISGKKVLFVEGSAENIAKMEALIAEISAFLERPEAPPFHEIPFCKKCGYRDYCL, encoded by the coding sequence ATGTTTGACCCCTCCCTCATCACCGGCACGCTCGTACACTACTATGTCACCTGCCGCCGGGAGGCGTGGCTCTACAGCCGTCGTATTCACGCCGATCAGTGGGATGAAAATATCATGATGGGAAAGGCGCTGGCGGAGATCAAGGAGGAGCAGCTTTCGCAGTTTCCCTTCTCCAATCTGAAGTTTGACCGCATCGGCAAGCAGCGCGGACACTATCTCGTCACCGAGTACAAAAAGACGATGAAAAACCCCGAAGGGGCGAAGATGCAGCTGCTTTTTTATATGTGGCAGTTGAAAACCTCTTTGAAACTCAAAGAGATCAACGGCAAGGTGATCAGCGGTAAAAAGGTGCTCTTTGTGGAGGGGAGTGCGGAAAATATCGCGAAGATGGAGGCGTTGATCGCGGAGATTTCGGCATTTCTGGAGCGACCGGAGGCGCCGCCGTTTCATGAGATACCCTTCTGCAAAAAGTGCGGATACAGGGACTACTGTCTGTAG
- a CDS encoding cache domain-containing protein, translated as MGLSSLFARRSITSIYLIGLSILFVIVLLATAIDLYVEYLNFGKEVAQLRRGYIKEQKEQILFDTSRVLRFISKTYEKNRGKVDERELRSQIINAIEQLYGRRDGTGYIFIYDFNGTCLSDPVRRQIVGRNLYRFRDSGGVQVIKKLIDVSRQPKGGYVRYTWVKPTTGTDSPKISYARSFEPWGWMVGTGVYLDEVERVIAAKREALREKTFRTLFRVLVLMAVLALIGFLGVMLLNRIIRGEIRRLQRHFDLAAKRHILIDGERVRLREFRPMVHSINSMVSEIHRRKRKLQEINLSLEKRVNEKTADLRERNKQLAQEKEAKEALIRSQDSFIRQSIHEINTPLAVIMTHIDIFKMKEGANRYLAKIEAAAKMITTIFDDLSYRVKKDRFDYKRQRLNFQ; from the coding sequence TTGGGGCTCTCCTCCCTCTTTGCCAGGCGTTCCATCACCTCCATCTACCTGATCGGCCTCTCCATTCTCTTCGTTATCGTGCTTTTGGCAACGGCCATTGATCTCTATGTCGAATACCTCAATTTCGGCAAAGAGGTCGCTCAGCTTCGTCGAGGCTATATCAAAGAGCAGAAAGAGCAGATTCTCTTCGATACATCACGGGTCCTGCGCTTCATTTCCAAAACCTACGAAAAGAACCGGGGAAAAGTGGATGAGAGGGAACTCCGATCCCAGATCATCAATGCTATAGAACAACTCTATGGGCGCAGGGACGGGACGGGGTATATCTTCATCTACGATTTCAACGGTACCTGCCTCAGCGACCCGGTGCGGCGGCAAATCGTCGGGCGCAATCTCTACCGTTTTCGGGATTCCGGCGGTGTGCAGGTCATCAAAAAGCTCATTGACGTTTCCCGACAACCAAAAGGGGGCTACGTCCGCTATACCTGGGTCAAACCCACCACCGGGACCGATAGCCCAAAAATCTCCTACGCGCGATCCTTCGAGCCCTGGGGTTGGATGGTGGGGACCGGTGTCTATCTCGACGAGGTGGAGCGGGTCATCGCCGCCAAGCGGGAGGCATTGCGGGAGAAGACCTTTCGCACCCTCTTCAGAGTGCTGGTGCTGATGGCCGTGCTGGCACTGATCGGGTTCCTTGGGGTTATGTTGCTCAATCGCATCATCCGCGGAGAGATCCGGCGGCTCCAGCGCCACTTCGATCTGGCGGCCAAGCGGCATATCCTCATCGACGGAGAGCGGGTGCGGCTGAGGGAATTCCGACCTATGGTCCACTCCATCAATTCTATGGTCAGTGAAATCCACCGACGTAAGCGGAAGCTCCAGGAGATCAACCTCTCTCTGGAGAAACGGGTCAACGAAAAGACCGCCGACCTGCGGGAACGTAACAAGCAACTGGCACAGGAGAAGGAGGCTAAAGAGGCCCTGATCCGCTCCCAGGACAGTTTCATCCGTCAGTCGATCCACGAGATCAACACCCCCCTGGCCGTGATTATGACCCATATCGATATTTTCAAGATGAAGGAGGGGGCGAATCGCTACCTGGCCAAGATCGAAGCCGCCGCCAAGATGATCACGACCATCTTCGACGACCTGAGCTACCGGGTCAAAAAGGATCGATTCGACTATAAGCGACAACGCCTGAACTTTCAGTGA
- a CDS encoding response regulator transcription factor translates to MGVKIGLLEDELMLREAIREYLEATGYRVDVYEDGLEAYEAMRQKRYDLYILDINTPGIDGLSLLERLQREKIFVPTIFISAITQIEQISRAYELGCYDYLKKPFHLKELTLHIERLLKIADLRACSLLRITSMYSYDLERRRLIFDGEDQPLTQRQTQIVDLLASNLGHIIGFDTLRHRVWDDSEVDNATIRAEMHRVRKALKEEIIESVKGVGYRMVKN, encoded by the coding sequence ATGGGTGTGAAGATCGGACTGCTTGAGGATGAGCTGATGCTCCGGGAAGCGATCCGGGAGTATCTCGAAGCGACGGGATACCGGGTGGATGTCTACGAGGACGGGCTCGAAGCCTACGAGGCAATGCGCCAAAAGCGCTACGACCTCTATATCCTCGACATCAATACACCGGGAATCGACGGCCTCAGCCTACTCGAGCGCCTGCAGCGGGAGAAGATCTTCGTCCCGACGATCTTCATCAGCGCCATCACCCAGATCGAGCAGATCAGCCGAGCCTACGAGCTGGGATGCTATGACTACCTCAAAAAACCCTTTCATCTCAAAGAACTGACTCTCCACATCGAACGTCTCCTCAAAATAGCGGATCTGCGGGCCTGCTCACTGCTGCGCATCACTTCGATGTACAGTTATGATCTGGAGCGGCGACGTCTGATCTTCGATGGGGAGGATCAGCCCCTGACCCAGCGTCAGACTCAGATCGTGGACCTCCTGGCATCCAATCTGGGGCATATCATCGGCTTCGATACCCTGCGCCACAGGGTTTGGGACGATTCAGAGGTGGACAACGCCACAATACGTGCCGAGATGCACCGGGTCCGCAAAGCCCTCAAAGAGGAGATCATCGAGAGCGTCAAAGGGGTGGGGTATCGGATGGTCAAAAATTAA
- the cas2 gene encoding CRISPR-associated endonuclease Cas2 has protein sequence MYVILFYDIADRSLKERDNSRRIRKAVEKYLSRVQFSVFEGEIRESDLKKLKAYLRKHVHKELDSIVIYESTKVSYTDRIVIGIDKNETLFS, from the coding sequence ATGTATGTGATACTCTTTTACGATATAGCCGACCGGAGCCTCAAAGAGCGGGACAACAGCCGCCGCATACGCAAAGCGGTGGAGAAATACCTCAGCCGTGTGCAGTTCTCTGTTTTTGAAGGGGAGATACGCGAAAGTGACCTCAAAAAGCTCAAGGCGTACCTGCGCAAGCACGTCCACAAAGAGCTCGACTCGATCGTCATCTACGAATCGACAAAAGTGAGTTACACGGATCGGATCGTCATCGGCATAGACAAAAACGAGACACTTTTCAGCTAA
- the cas3 gene encoding CRISPR-associated helicase Cas3': MSISSEVYLSHPDKPYTQHIRNMFDANDIPLERSVKLYHDIAKLKSSFQYYIRHPGESVKDKNHTLLSGYIFLLNNDFETKEMLFGFLSIVSHHSRVIDLFDLREDNRYIGRYCCNSAELQFLDEVIEHAKVTGLYPPLNADVADLEQKSETYRKFLRKASFQTSFVYGDFIAFKKLFASLIYSDKFEAIFSIPKEPKRMIPENVLAEYIRRLPYHEKRDRFRKHVLESFDKERRLFRLTAPTGYGKTLTALQFALQFEKEKIIFALPFTSIIDQTYSVISDIFKDTEIDIFKIHHKTVIDEEHDEDRYSKVKFLMSSFSGEINVTTLYQIIFAMFGNSNKDNVKFNQFKNSVVIIDEAQSIPYRLRKDFIALTRKISETMNTVFIFMSATMPVVGDEFLEISDLSYFHDQNRYRLKWLNLPNGEETLKDMIAHAAQTKHTLCVVNTIQKAQELYLWFRGDFECYALNGYMTDTDKQRVIAAVAKRLEQNEEKILLISTQSIEAGVDLDFDIGFREVAPISSIIQTAGRVNRNFKKEQATLYVFEEISGYTDLIYGDLQLISKTIFSLLQERDIPESDILEVSDLYFQKLHSQLESALIDEEIKRLAFAAINQKIEEVMDGGNYKRLVIVEPYEGYVKKIEQQLLELRSSHLDKFVLKDQVEKVVKELSRFGVNVSLKDIERFTTRLNSIRTLPNMIYLPFGAPEYSKEYGVRKVGMESAENIFD, translated from the coding sequence ATGTCTATTTCGTCTGAAGTCTATCTCTCTCATCCGGATAAACCGTATACTCAGCATATTCGCAATATGTTCGATGCGAATGATATACCGCTGGAGCGAAGCGTTAAACTGTATCATGATATCGCCAAACTGAAAAGTAGTTTTCAGTACTATATTCGCCATCCAGGGGAAAGTGTCAAAGATAAAAACCATACCCTTCTTTCCGGATATATCTTCCTGCTCAACAACGACTTTGAAACCAAAGAGATGCTTTTCGGATTTCTGAGTATCGTATCGCACCACAGCAGGGTGATCGATCTGTTTGACCTACGGGAAGACAATCGCTATATCGGCAGATACTGCTGCAACTCCGCAGAGCTTCAGTTTTTGGATGAGGTTATCGAACATGCAAAAGTTACCGGACTCTATCCTCCGCTTAACGCAGATGTCGCAGATCTGGAACAGAAAAGTGAAACATACCGTAAGTTTCTCAGAAAAGCCTCTTTTCAGACATCTTTTGTCTATGGTGATTTTATCGCTTTTAAAAAGCTTTTTGCTTCACTCATATACAGCGACAAGTTCGAAGCGATTTTTAGTATTCCCAAAGAACCGAAGAGAATGATACCGGAAAATGTTCTGGCAGAATATATCCGCAGACTTCCGTATCATGAAAAACGTGATCGGTTCAGAAAACATGTTCTTGAAAGTTTTGACAAGGAGAGAAGACTCTTTCGGCTTACCGCGCCGACAGGGTATGGTAAAACGCTGACAGCGCTGCAGTTCGCTTTGCAGTTCGAAAAAGAGAAGATCATTTTTGCACTCCCTTTTACCTCCATCATAGATCAGACATATAGTGTGATTTCTGATATTTTCAAAGATACAGAGATCGATATCTTCAAAATCCACCACAAAACGGTTATCGATGAAGAGCATGACGAAGACCGCTATTCGAAAGTGAAATTTCTGATGAGCTCTTTCAGTGGCGAGATCAATGTCACAACACTCTACCAGATCATCTTTGCGATGTTTGGCAACAGCAATAAAGACAATGTCAAGTTTAATCAGTTTAAAAACAGTGTAGTCATCATCGACGAAGCCCAGTCGATACCCTACCGTTTGCGAAAAGATTTTATTGCTTTGACCAGAAAGATCAGTGAAACGATGAATACCGTTTTTATATTTATGTCCGCAACGATGCCGGTGGTGGGTGATGAATTTCTTGAAATCTCCGATTTGTCATACTTTCACGATCAGAACCGGTATCGGCTCAAATGGCTCAATCTTCCAAACGGTGAAGAGACACTGAAAGATATGATTGCCCATGCTGCGCAGACAAAACATACACTCTGTGTTGTCAATACTATTCAAAAAGCGCAGGAGCTCTATCTTTGGTTCAGAGGGGATTTTGAGTGTTATGCTCTGAATGGCTATATGACCGATACGGACAAACAGCGTGTTATCGCTGCCGTCGCGAAGAGACTGGAACAAAACGAAGAGAAGATTCTGCTGATATCTACACAATCGATAGAAGCCGGGGTTGATCTTGACTTTGATATCGGTTTCAGAGAAGTGGCACCGATTAGCTCGATTATCCAGACGGCAGGGCGTGTTAATAGAAACTTTAAAAAGGAGCAGGCGACACTTTATGTTTTCGAAGAGATCAGCGGCTATACCGATTTGATCTACGGTGATTTGCAACTGATCAGCAAAACGATCTTTTCACTGCTGCAGGAGAGAGATATACCAGAAAGCGACATTCTGGAGGTGAGCGATCTCTACTTTCAGAAACTTCACAGCCAGCTGGAAAGTGCATTGATTGATGAAGAGATAAAAAGGCTCGCTTTTGCCGCAATCAACCAAAAAATCGAAGAGGTGATGGATGGAGGCAACTATAAGAGACTGGTGATTGTCGAGCCGTATGAAGGATATGTCAAAAAGATTGAACAGCAATTGTTGGAGCTGCGAAGCAGCCATCTTGATAAATTTGTTTTAAAAGACCAGGTTGAAAAAGTTGTCAAAGAGTTGAGTCGATTTGGTGTCAATGTCTCTCTCAAAGATATTGAGAGATTCACTACTCGTTTGAACAGTATCCGAACACTGCCCAACATGATCTATCTTCCTTTTGGTGCACCGGAATATTCAAAAGAGTATGGTGTCCGCAAAGTCGGGATGGAGAGTGCAGAGAATATATTTGATTGA
- a CDS encoding acetate uptake transporter → MEQVKLGNPAAVGLAGFAMTTFLLQCHNLGWIGVGPVLWLGLFYGGLAQFIAGFLEFKVGNNFGFSAFVSYGAFWMALALFLIFGTSPETVKAYPLLKLTTPEVAYFLLAWTIYTGIMFIGSMKVNGTLAFVFLTLFLGFLGLTIKDMTGNHLFGTLAAWDLMVCAAAAWYLMAHVIFEGVGIHLPVGKAWL, encoded by the coding sequence ATGGAACAAGTCAAATTGGGAAATCCCGCCGCGGTCGGTTTAGCCGGATTTGCGATGACGACATTTCTGCTGCAGTGTCACAATCTCGGATGGATCGGGGTCGGTCCCGTGCTTTGGTTGGGACTTTTTTATGGGGGACTGGCGCAGTTCATTGCCGGTTTTTTGGAATTTAAAGTGGGAAACAACTTCGGGTTCAGCGCCTTTGTCTCCTATGGGGCATTCTGGATGGCTTTGGCCCTTTTCCTGATCTTTGGGACGAGCCCTGAAACGGTCAAAGCTTATCCCCTCCTAAAGTTGACGACCCCTGAAGTGGCCTATTTCCTTTTGGCTTGGACGATCTACACCGGTATTATGTTTATCGGTTCTATGAAGGTCAACGGTACACTCGCCTTCGTTTTCCTCACGCTTTTTCTCGGATTTCTGGGATTGACGATCAAAGATATGACCGGCAATCACCTTTTTGGAACCTTGGCTGCCTGGGATTTGATGGTCTGTGCCGCTGCCGCCTGGTATCTGATGGCCCACGTCATTTTTGAAGGCGTCGGTATTCATTTGCCGGTTGGAAAAGCCTGGCTGTAA
- a CDS encoding Txe/YoeB family addiction module toxin: MIVAFSDIAWDDYLYWQQTNKKVLKRINTLIKDIKRNPNSAEGIGKPEMLRGNLSGYFSRRITDEHRLVYKIDGDYMIIAQCRFHYV, encoded by the coding sequence ATGATTGTCGCCTTTTCGGATATAGCCTGGGATGACTATCTCTACTGGCAACAGACCAATAAAAAGGTGCTCAAACGCATCAATACGCTCATCAAAGATATCAAGCGCAATCCTAATAGTGCGGAGGGTATCGGAAAACCGGAGATGCTCAGAGGAAATCTGAGCGGTTATTTTTCCAGACGAATCACTGATGAACATCGGCTTGTCTATAAGATAGACGGTGACTACATGATTATCGCGCAGTGTAGATTTCACTATGTTTGA